In the Gorilla gorilla gorilla isolate KB3781 chromosome 1, NHGRI_mGorGor1-v2.1_pri, whole genome shotgun sequence genome, ACCTTCAAAAGAATAGGGAGCAAGCACCCTCGCCTTCCCAGTACCACATTCTACTAACTGccgcccccctccccaccccactaaCCTACCTACGCAAAGGAAGAAGGCAAATAACCCTCCATCGAAGCCTACGACAGACCGCCACAGTACATATGTCACTGACaaagaacttttatttctttttaatgacaTTAAACACAACTGCTACAAGGGAAAAAACATGATAAAGAGGAGGCACCAAACTTCAGTTTCATAATTGAAACTGACAACGCCAGTAAATCAGGGCCTGCATTAGAAACTACAGGTTATTTCAGGCTCCTTACTTATAAGTAAACAATGTAAACAGCATATTTTTACTCTGCTTTGTCAAGACCCCCATGGTGGGAATGTCGTCATGGATGAAGAAAGCAGTTAAATGCACATAACACttgcttaaaaaataatacagcaaGAATTCCAACTGCAATATTAGACTTAGAGGCCAACACCAAATATAAGAGATATGCAGCTTTGAAAAGAGATGAAAACTCCAGATTCTACCCACTACCATCTTTAAGGCGAACATGCCAGATAATGAGTtttctttggctttgttttttcttcttaaagaatACCATGTTAACCACTAGAGAACAGCTCTCTCCTCCCCCAGTCCAACAGATTTAATTAAGCTGCTAAAGCTTTGGAAAAACAGAATTATTTGAGCTAAGAGGAAATGTGATTGTCACATTTTCTAGTTAACCTGTCACTCATTTGATTTGGCAAAGGCAGTGCTCCTATTACACATTCAGTCTTAAAACCCCATGTACCAGGAGGGCATGAGTCTTAGATTTTTGCCTAGGCAAAATCCTGTCCCTTCACTCCTTGGGTTTTCTGTAGGGAACTAGACTACAGTTCCCTACTGTAGCTGCAATGCTAGCTATTCCAACtacatttaattttaactatGCTATGGTCCCAAAGGTGGATGTTTGGCATGTCTCACTCCATCAACCTAATTTAGGGCAGCCTGGAGAAGTGACCAATGTAGTAAATGCCAAGTAGGCTAACTAAAATAATAGATTTCAACTACTGCCTTTGAATAGAACTTCTCCTTTGCATTTTGGCCCCAGAATTTAAACCAAATGTTCAAGGAAAAGCAAATCCTTGACTGGATAAAAACAGTAAACACTTAGGTACATTCACCCAAATTTATTGTTGGCTTAAATGACCAAGCTTTCCCCACGTCAGTTTCTAAAGTGGGGTAGGATGTTTAGAATGCGTTACTCACACAGAAAGATGGGATTGATGAAATCACAAAACTAAACACAGGCTATAGCAACTATGAACAGCCTTCACAGAGAATGAACAATAGCACAAATGCCAGACTGCAACACTTCCTAAAATGATGTCTATAGCTATCTGTAAAGAGAGAATaaccggccgggtgcagtggctcatgcctgtaatcccagcactttaggaggccgaggtgggcagatcacctgaggtcaggagttcgagaccagcctgaccaacatgcagaaatcctgtctctactaaaaaatacgaaattagccaggcatggtggcgcgtgcctgtaatcacagctactcgggaggctaagacaggagaatcccttgaacccaggaggcggaggttgtggtgagcggagatacgccattgcactccagcctgggcaacaacagcgaaactccgtctcaaaaaaaaaaagaataaccaacTCCTAAGACATCCATTAAGACAGACGCACAGTCTGTCAACTTTGGTTAGAATACCAAACCTTAAGATCAGGTAATGCTTGTGTGCATAGGCTTAGTCACAACTATATTACATCCACGTTAGCATCCATGTGAAACTAGGTATCAGGGGCTTGACCAAATGAGATGGTAACATCCAGGGCCTAAAGACACCTCTTGTTAACTAATATGGAGAAAAAAGAGTGCCTTTCCACACTCTCCCACAGAATGGAGGCTCCCTAACTAACACTCAAATTTGGGGTTCAGCAAATGAAACTAAATACCAACTGACACCACAATAGCACTAGCCTGCCCTAGAGTCAAGACTCTGGGTGGGCAGCTCTTCAATAAAGACAGCAAGGAGGCCATCCTGAAGAGGCATATCCACATCTAACAGGTTACAAGAATACTGCCACTAGAATCCTAAAGAGCAGAGTGGTCACTGGggggtaaaaagaaaaaggaaaatccttGAAGAAAGGCAAAGGAGACAACCAGCCTCAAGACCACAAGGTATTATAAGTCTTCTGTCAAAGTAAGATGTATAAGATTTGTAAACACTATTGTGCAAAATAAGTTCAATAAGGAATGAAAAAAtccccccccccacaaaaaaaaatcaaggcagcTAGTACATacagaagggagaggagaggatttactattttaatttgtCCTTTCAATAGGATTCTTCTCCCACTCCATCCTACTTTTAATGTCCTGGATTGCCAACTTTAAAATACTGACAGGTATTCAGAGGATTCAAATAAAAAAGTAAGAGGGGTTGTTAAAAGTAACTTATATCCATTCACAAGTCATCTAACACTGGCTCACACCCTGGTAAAGAATCTCTTCCTTATGGAAGATTGAACAATGATTTCTTTGAGGTACCAGAAAGTAGACTTTGCCTCTGCAGAGAGGTGGGTcttttgcttgaacctgggtgttCTGGCTTAATGCTGGCTTTCAGGAGGCAGCTACcttcaatttaaattaaaaaaacaaaaaaaaactataccaACCGAACGCTTGcttaaacacagacacacacacacaaaatcagaaggatcttcatacaaaaaaattcaagtcAGCAATGGGCATTTCCAAAAGGTGacaagttttttaaataaaaatcttgtgaaaaataaaatccaaaatcggCAAAgcacaaaacagcaaaagaacatGAAATGCTGCTCCAAGCAGGACCCTGGATAGGGACCTTCATTGCTGATGGGATGACACAAATTAACTGTACGAGAAGTCTGGGAGACGCTGGAACCGATGGTGGCTTCGCATGTTCCTGTCAACCCACTGAGTCAGACTGTATCTTTGCAGATGTTTCTGTCGGCGGGCGTAGTTTCTatcaagagagagggagagtacAAACAGGAAGGCTATTTCAACTAGAATGGCTATTTGTACACAAAAAAAGGCCAGCAcaacaattttaagaaaatctttaCTTTTGGAAATcagatattaattttatatttcaattctcgcaattttagaaattttatactatttcatttatatgaacacCACACCGTAAGTGCTATTTCTTTCCAACTCCCAAAGCCACCTAATTCCCATAGGTATTATGGTGATATGTGCCATATACACAATATTCTAAGGAAAACTAATGTAGAATAATGTTTAagtaggggagaaaaaaaaaaaaccattttattcCTCCAGAAGAATTTAGGATAGGATCTATATTTTATTGTTTGCATCAGACCTGTACCTCCAAAAGGACCTCATTGTCTGACACAGCTCAAGGTTGCTCAGGACACAGCagttaaaattagaataaattcCCAGAAAGGTAAGTCATCAATGTGAGTTTAGAGACTGAAAAATTAACAGCACAGACTCAAagtaaaatttcttaaaagtCTCCTTTAGTTATGTGCTGGGCTGCAGTTCTGAGCAAGACGCTCTAAGATAATTTGATCCCATTTTCGACTCTGAAAGTGCTCCTAATAATCTAGGAAGCTTTCTGAAGATAcgcattctaaaatttaaaaaaagaaaaagaaaaaaaaatacagatatggATTCTtggcctctccctcctcccagactTAATGACTTAGAATACCTGGAATCAGGATACAAACATCTGTATTTTTAGGTATCTCCGCAGATAATTATGAGTAGTCGCCAGGGTTGAAAATAACTGTAACAGTACCTGACATTTATCTATCCCTATATGCAAGTACTTGCTGAATTCTTTAAATACCTCTCCTCACTTAATACTGTGACAATCCTACTAGTATTTTCATTAAGTCCTTGTATAGGTAAGAAAATTGATTGAGCCTCAGGTTAATAATTTACCCAAGGTCATACAGTAGAGTAAGCAGAAGAACTGGATTTGAATTCACATCTGACTCCAGAATTTATCTAGTAACAATTACACTACACTGCCTTTCCTTCTGAGAAATGCTATGATTTTGACAATTACAGAGGGAATATGACTGTAAAGGCCCTGAAGCAAGAGGAAGAGTATTAGATGAGGTCGGTGAGCATAGGCCAAAGCATATAGGCCTTTGTAGGGGATTACGAGAATGGGAAGATGTGAGATGGGAAGCCACTGGGAAATATTGAGCAaatgtgatttatgctttaaaagaATCTCTTTCTTTGGCTGCTGAGTTGTGAACAATGCACTGGCAAGGGCAGAAGCAGGGAGGGCATTTAGGAGACTTGCAACAATCCAGGTCAAATGATGAGAAATAGTTAGGCTTTGGATATACAGCTgaccctccatatccatgggttctacATCCATGGATTTAACCAACCATGGGTCAAAAATATTCAAGGAAGAAAAATGGATGGTTCCATCTGTATCGAACATGTACAGacattttttccttgtcattatttcctaaacaatatagtataacaactatttgcatagcatttaTACTGTATTAGTtatcataagtaatctagagatgatttaaagtatatggaaggaTGTGCACAGGTTATGCAAACACTAtgacattttatataaggaacgtgagcatctgtggattttggtatccagaGAGGGTCCTGGAACTAATTCCTCATGAATACCAAGGACAACTGTATATGCAGAACCTATGGGATTTGCTGATAGACTGAATATGgggtgagagagaaaaaagtaaaagatgatTCCAAGGTTTTTGAGTATCTGAATCAAAGTAACTGAATAAATTTGTACAGCCACACTGCATCAAGAATCCAGAAAACTGTAATACTAAATttgagtcttaaaaaaaaaaattccagaagattTCAGAATTAGGAAGGTCCTTTGACACCAAGTTGCAAAGCTAGTATTAGAACTCAGGTTTCCTGAATTTCagtccagtttttgttttgtctgtttgttttttgagacagggtctcgccctgttgcccaggctggagtgcagtggcacaatcattgctcatcacagcctcaagctcctgggcttcaagcaatccttttcTCTCAGGCACTCTCAggaactacagacacacaccaccatgcccagttaagtttttgtattttttgtagcgatggggtctcacattggccaggctggtctcaaactcctgggctcaagcaatcctcctgccttggcctcccaaagtgctggaattacaggcgtgagctactgtgctcaACCTCAGTCCAGTTCTTATTCCATTATACTGCAACACTTTTTCCCCCTGCCTCTTGAATTAAACAATTCCAACCCCTACTCCCCACTACATTCCTCCTGCAGCCAAATTTCATGCCCCTgccccaccttttctttttttttttttagacagagtcttgctctgccgcccaggcttgagtacagtggcaccatcttggctcactgcaacctttgccaccAGATTCAAgcaactgtcctgcctcagcctcctgagtagctgggactacagatgcttgccaccacacccagctaatttttgtatttttggtagatatggggtttcaccatgttagccaggatggtctcaaactcctgacctcaagtgacccacccaccttggccacccaaagtgctgggattataggtgtgagccaccgcgcgcagcCATTCTACCCTTTTCCATCTTCTAATCACCCACTCACCGCGTGGTGAGGTCCGAAGGATGCTGCCATTTTGAGTGCTGCATATGATGAACTTGATCCATCAAGGCACAAAGCTCCCCCGAGATACCTGTGATACAGAGGGATCAGTGGTTAGGAACAGCTGAGTGAACTATGTCAGCCAACGTCAAAGTATGTGCTTTCAGGGAAAGAGAAAACAGGCACTGTTCTCAACAATATATACTTATGATTATCACAAGCAGTGAGCACAGAAACTATAAACCAGAATGGGGAGATTACTCTTGGAGGGTGAAGGTGAAGCAATAATGGCAgccaccattcattcattcaacacttaGCTCCTACAATATACAGGGA is a window encoding:
- the S100PBP gene encoding S100P-binding protein isoform X5, producing MKDESLEVELLGISGELCALMDQVHHMQHSKWQHPSDLTTRNYARRQKHLQRYSLTQWVDRNMRSHHRFQRLPDFSYS